One genomic window of Desmospora activa DSM 45169 includes the following:
- a CDS encoding disulfide oxidoreductase — MIWVRRYHRYLAWLVSLMAVGGSLYFSEVMEFIPCELCWVQRIFMYPLAIILGIATYFDDDKIIRYTLPLSITGGCVSIYHYAKQKVPGFDELAPCTQGVPCSGEYINWLGFITIPFLALIAFSLISLLLWLGRNQAD; from the coding sequence GTGATCTGGGTGCGGAGATACCACCGATATCTGGCGTGGCTGGTATCATTGATGGCTGTGGGTGGCAGTCTTTACTTCAGCGAAGTGATGGAGTTTATCCCCTGTGAATTGTGTTGGGTACAGCGCATTTTTATGTACCCCTTGGCGATTATACTGGGAATTGCGACCTATTTTGACGATGATAAAATTATTCGCTATACCTTGCCTCTCAGTATAACCGGGGGATGTGTCTCCATTTACCACTATGCAAAACAGAAAGTACCAGGTTTTGATGAATTGGCTCCCTGTACCCAAGGAGTTCCCTGTAGCGGAGAATATATCAACTGGTTGGGCTTCATCACCATCCCTTTTCTCGCTTTAATCGCTTTTTCCTTGATTTCGCTCTTATTGTGGCTAGGGAGAAATCAAGCGGATTAA
- a CDS encoding DsbA family protein, with the protein MAKKNRSSKKQQAQARAERMKNLTMITVIVLFLGLGIFAVVRTFVGGAEVVRVSEDIFEYENQPVLGDPDAPVKIVEFGDYKCPACKGFKDQIYPQLKKDYIDQGKVAFYFINHAFIGEDSITAAMAAEAVFDQDPDSFWPYFEAIYDNQRNEKIEWATPELLTKLAEENAPKVDPDQLKEDIEQEAHREQLEKDREIVRKAKVKSTPTLFVNGRKVDAAEAFQYDGLKEIIEEEMAEAK; encoded by the coding sequence ATGGCAAAAAAGAATAGGAGCTCCAAAAAACAACAAGCACAAGCCCGGGCTGAACGGATGAAGAATCTGACAATGATCACAGTGATTGTGCTCTTCCTGGGTCTGGGTATATTTGCAGTGGTGCGCACCTTTGTCGGAGGGGCGGAAGTGGTTCGCGTATCAGAGGATATTTTTGAATATGAAAATCAACCGGTTTTGGGTGATCCCGATGCACCGGTAAAAATTGTGGAGTTTGGTGACTATAAATGTCCTGCCTGTAAAGGATTTAAGGATCAGATTTATCCGCAGTTGAAAAAGGATTATATCGATCAAGGCAAAGTGGCGTTTTACTTTATCAACCATGCCTTTATCGGTGAAGACTCCATAACGGCGGCTATGGCTGCAGAAGCGGTATTTGATCAGGATCCGGACAGCTTCTGGCCCTACTTTGAAGCGATTTACGACAATCAAAGGAACGAAAAGATAGAATGGGCTACACCGGAGCTACTGACGAAACTGGCGGAAGAAAATGCGCCAAAAGTGGATCCGGATCAACTAAAGGAAGATATTGAGCAAGAAGCGCACAGGGAGCAGTTGGAAAAAGATCGGGAAATTGTGAGGAAGGCAAAAGTGAAATCCACTCCGACCCTGTTTGTCAACGGACGTAAGGTGGATGCAGCGGAAGCCTTCCAGTACGATGGCTTAAAAGAAATCATCGAGGAAGAGATGGCAGAAGCGAAATAA
- a CDS encoding RluA family pseudouridine synthase has translation MKYNKWMTYIVPSEWNQRTVTEVLKGPLLLSNRMINRLTRSRGIRLNGSMPWLNRVLKTGDRLQVAVRPRERSDQEPEPIPVDVIYEDEDWMVVNKSAGIKVHPTQPAEGGTLTNGILYHWKETHGMEGIVRPVHRLDRHTSGLLLVAKYAYAHQLMDRELREKRIRRIYWAVACGRMGEVGTTGTIDAPIAKEPNHPLRRRVDRGGDHAVTHYRVLDRSKKATLLQLELDTGRTHQIRVHLAHLGHPLAGDKLYGGSTAYIRRQALHAQQLHFTHPLKGEKMIFTSPLPQDLTDLLEKLGLYTAGDGK, from the coding sequence ATGAAATACAATAAATGGATGACGTATATCGTTCCTTCCGAATGGAACCAGCGAACGGTTACTGAAGTGTTAAAAGGACCCCTCCTTCTCTCCAATCGAATGATCAACCGGTTAACCCGATCCCGTGGCATCCGCCTCAACGGTAGTATGCCGTGGCTCAATCGCGTATTAAAAACGGGAGATCGGCTGCAAGTAGCTGTGCGCCCGCGCGAGCGATCCGACCAAGAGCCAGAACCGATCCCGGTTGATGTCATCTACGAGGATGAGGATTGGATGGTGGTAAACAAATCCGCAGGAATAAAAGTGCACCCCACCCAACCGGCTGAAGGTGGAACACTGACCAATGGTATCTTGTACCATTGGAAAGAAACTCACGGAATGGAAGGCATCGTACGACCCGTGCACCGATTGGACCGACATACATCCGGATTGTTGCTGGTGGCAAAATATGCTTATGCCCACCAGTTGATGGACCGAGAACTGAGGGAGAAGCGAATTCGCCGTATTTATTGGGCTGTCGCCTGTGGCCGAATGGGTGAAGTGGGAACCACAGGCACCATTGACGCGCCCATCGCTAAGGAGCCCAATCATCCGTTGCGACGGCGGGTGGATCGCGGTGGCGATCATGCCGTCACCCACTACCGGGTGCTGGATCGATCAAAGAAAGCAACGTTGCTCCAATTGGAACTGGATACCGGACGTACCCATCAGATTCGCGTTCATTTGGCACATCTGGGCCACCCGCTGGCAGGGGATAAACTGTACGGAGGATCCACCGCTTACATCCGGCGCCAAGCCCTGCATGCCCAACAACTTCACTTTACCCACCCATTAAAAGGAGAGAAGATGATTTTTACATCTCCTCTCCCACAAGATTTAACCGATTTGCTGGAAAAGCTAGGATTGTACACAGCCGGCGATGGTAAATAA
- a CDS encoding S8 family peptidase, producing MNGAYGSYTFSLRRWSLLKRIEKAGGNIRYISRHCGIVSAYVPNEEIRGILEDPALLTAEVDQQVLLPKPKLIGVISRNRMIQKIKPTSQVVTWNVKKVWKGNPDPRAGAGVRVGVVDTGINLNHPDLRKNIKGGINIVEPKRPPHDGNGHGTHVAGIIAARSNSIGVTGVAPAASLYAIKVLSDRGVGSISTLVRGIDWGIDNGMHILNLSLGGGKNIPAALARAIRVANSRGVLVIAAAGNSANADGSGDTVEVPASLPTVVAVAALTRGNKRAPFSATGPTLDIAAPGVSILSTYTGNRYAALSGTSQAAPHVSGVAAILRQQGMSSAAIKRTLSKRALTLGSRRLYGAGLVQV from the coding sequence ATGAATGGAGCATATGGTAGTTACACTTTTTCGCTCCGTCGTTGGTCGTTGTTGAAGCGGATTGAAAAAGCGGGAGGAAATATCCGGTATATTAGTCGTCACTGTGGCATTGTATCTGCTTATGTTCCTAATGAGGAAATAAGAGGAATTTTAGAGGACCCCGCTTTGTTGACGGCAGAAGTGGATCAGCAGGTGCTCCTCCCAAAGCCGAAGTTGATCGGGGTGATCAGCCGGAATAGGATGATTCAAAAAATAAAACCCACCAGTCAAGTGGTAACGTGGAATGTGAAAAAGGTGTGGAAAGGAAACCCCGATCCACGAGCAGGAGCAGGTGTCCGTGTGGGAGTGGTGGATACCGGGATCAACCTAAATCATCCCGATTTACGCAAAAACATCAAAGGGGGAATCAATATTGTGGAACCGAAGCGTCCCCCTCATGATGGAAACGGGCACGGCACCCATGTAGCGGGAATTATTGCCGCCCGCAGCAATTCCATTGGTGTAACCGGGGTGGCGCCTGCGGCCAGTCTGTATGCGATCAAGGTTTTAAGCGATCGGGGAGTAGGGAGTATTTCCACCTTGGTACGCGGAATTGACTGGGGCATCGACAATGGGATGCATATTCTCAATTTGAGCTTAGGTGGTGGCAAAAATATTCCCGCTGCTCTCGCTCGTGCCATTAGAGTAGCCAACAGCCGTGGTGTACTGGTGATTGCGGCGGCCGGAAACAGTGCCAATGCAGATGGAAGCGGTGATACGGTAGAGGTGCCCGCCAGCCTGCCTACTGTGGTAGCAGTGGCTGCTCTGACCCGCGGAAACAAGCGAGCCCCATTTTCCGCTACCGGTCCCACCCTCGATATCGCCGCACCTGGGGTTAGCATTTTAAGCACATACACCGGCAATCGTTATGCGGCTTTAAGCGGAACGTCCCAGGCAGCTCCTCATGTGAGTGGGGTGGCGGCGATTTTACGACAACAGGGAATGTCTTCAGCCGCCATTAAACGGACTTTAAGTAAACGGGCGCTAACCTTGGGTTCCCGTCGCCTGTACGGCGCGGGACTAGTACAGGTTTGA
- a CDS encoding purple acid phosphatase family protein: MNKKLLNSRWIRISLFLLALFVVVPSINIALANQTAIKYPDAEKYKPTPVPDRIVLTWKGEPTTTQAVSWRTDTSVLTPQAQIAVAEDGPNFKQNATTVTAESSTDVKGNQNYTAKFHTVQFKDLTPNTKYLYRVGDGVNWSEWFQFTTASTKNEPFAFLYVGDAQNDILEHWSRVIRKAYSDLPDARFIIHAGDLINHGDADEQWGEWFEAGGWLNGMVPSIPTPGNHEYAKIVPNTPSSLSPYWRPQFALPENGPAGHEETVYYTDYQGMRIISLDTNKKGAELDKQAAWLEEALKNNPNKWTVITFHHPIFANSPGRDNVEIREKLLPIVQKYNVDLVLQGHDHSYARGHVSNLPTGVTAKDPKSNTVFVVSVSGPKMYDLTHKNWEENGAEVRKSVKNTQLYQLIRVDGNVIRYEARTATGSLFDGFELKKSANGEKEIKDLKMKDK; this comes from the coding sequence GTGAACAAAAAATTGCTCAACAGCCGTTGGATCCGTATCTCGTTGTTTTTACTCGCTCTTTTTGTGGTCGTGCCCAGCATCAATATCGCCCTGGCTAATCAGACCGCCATCAAGTATCCCGATGCCGAAAAGTACAAGCCCACTCCGGTTCCGGATCGTATCGTCCTCACTTGGAAGGGTGAGCCCACTACCACTCAAGCTGTATCCTGGCGTACCGATACGAGTGTTCTCACTCCCCAGGCCCAGATTGCCGTAGCGGAAGACGGCCCTAACTTTAAACAGAACGCGACGACGGTTACCGCTGAGAGCAGCACCGATGTAAAAGGAAACCAAAATTACACCGCCAAATTTCATACCGTTCAGTTTAAAGACCTGACTCCCAACACCAAGTATCTCTATCGTGTCGGCGATGGCGTCAACTGGAGCGAGTGGTTTCAGTTCACGACCGCTTCCACCAAAAATGAACCCTTTGCCTTCCTGTATGTCGGCGATGCTCAGAACGATATCCTGGAACACTGGTCCCGTGTCATCCGTAAAGCTTATTCCGATCTGCCTGATGCCCGCTTTATCATTCATGCCGGTGATCTGATCAACCATGGTGACGCGGATGAACAGTGGGGAGAATGGTTTGAAGCCGGCGGCTGGTTAAATGGGATGGTCCCCAGCATTCCTACCCCCGGCAACCACGAATACGCCAAAATTGTGCCCAATACCCCCAGCAGTCTCTCCCCATACTGGCGTCCGCAGTTTGCCTTACCGGAAAATGGGCCGGCAGGCCATGAAGAAACGGTATACTATACGGACTACCAAGGCATGCGCATCATCTCCCTCGACACCAACAAAAAGGGAGCTGAGCTTGATAAACAGGCAGCCTGGCTGGAAGAGGCACTAAAAAACAATCCCAATAAATGGACCGTCATCACTTTCCACCATCCGATCTTCGCCAATTCGCCGGGACGTGACAATGTTGAAATCCGTGAAAAACTGCTCCCGATTGTACAGAAGTACAACGTAGATCTCGTACTGCAAGGCCATGACCATAGCTATGCCCGTGGCCATGTCAGCAACCTCCCCACTGGGGTAACGGCAAAAGACCCCAAGAGCAATACTGTTTTTGTCGTCTCTGTCTCCGGTCCCAAGATGTATGATCTTACCCATAAAAACTGGGAAGAAAACGGAGCAGAGGTTCGTAAATCCGTTAAAAACACCCAGTTGTACCAGCTCATCCGTGTAGACGGCAATGTAATACGCTATGAGGCACGGACCGCTACCGGCAGTTTGTTTGACGGATTTGAACTGAAAAAGTCTGCCAATGGTGAGAAAGAGATTAAAGATTTAAAGATGAAAGACAAATAA
- a CDS encoding HupE/UreJ family protein, whose product MQRYVSLLLISLTVFTIATSFTVLFASPTSAHNNNHGYMDITLKPGEAHINLILDFEELSQLVDIPIEWQTASTSELEKILADRKDSLYQPLAAGVRVYRDEVPCTPQIVNTVVSTLDEHPLAEIGLLYPCDGDATRIRYDLFFEDINRSHLNIAQIKGEGVDQEFLFTIADRELEVGERNWLRQGWQFISLGGKHIFTGYDHILFVLSLLLIATRLLQTVEIATAFTLGHSITLGLATLGVVTFPERIVESIIALSIVFVASQILFKRHLPHQWIVALLFGLVHGFGFAGILQEMELSHSSIASSLLFFNVGVELGQIAIIAVAFPLLAYIRRYPIYPRIAATSSIAMIAIGLYWFIQRSIVF is encoded by the coding sequence ATGCAACGTTATGTATCGCTCCTCTTGATCAGCTTAACCGTTTTTACAATCGCCACCTCGTTCACGGTGCTGTTTGCATCTCCGACTTCTGCCCATAACAATAACCACGGTTATATGGATATTACGCTAAAGCCGGGGGAAGCTCATATCAACTTAATTCTCGATTTCGAAGAGTTGAGCCAATTAGTCGATATACCGATTGAGTGGCAAACCGCTTCTACTTCTGAACTGGAAAAGATCTTGGCCGATCGAAAAGATTCGTTGTATCAACCACTGGCTGCCGGGGTACGGGTATATCGGGATGAAGTTCCCTGTACACCTCAGATTGTCAACACCGTTGTCAGTACATTGGATGAACACCCCCTGGCTGAAATCGGCTTGTTATATCCCTGTGACGGCGACGCAACCCGGATCCGCTATGATCTATTTTTTGAGGACATCAACCGCTCACACCTCAATATCGCACAAATTAAAGGTGAGGGTGTCGATCAGGAGTTTCTTTTTACCATTGCCGATCGGGAATTGGAAGTGGGAGAACGGAACTGGTTGCGGCAAGGATGGCAATTTATCAGTCTAGGCGGCAAACATATTTTTACTGGATATGATCACATCCTATTTGTTCTATCCCTGCTGTTGATCGCCACCCGATTGCTACAGACCGTTGAGATCGCCACCGCATTTACACTCGGTCACAGTATTACACTCGGCCTGGCAACTTTGGGTGTAGTCACCTTCCCTGAACGGATTGTTGAGTCCATAATCGCTCTCAGCATTGTTTTTGTCGCCTCACAAATTCTGTTCAAGCGCCATTTACCACATCAATGGATTGTCGCTCTATTATTCGGCCTTGTACATGGATTTGGATTTGCAGGCATTTTGCAGGAAATGGAACTCTCCCATAGCAGTATTGCTTCTTCCCTTCTCTTTTTTAACGTTGGGGTGGAACTGGGCCAAATCGCCATCATCGCCGTCGCTTTTCCCCTACTGGCTTATATCCGGCGCTATCCAATCTATCCCCGCATCGCCGCTACGAGTTCCATCGCCATGATCGCCATTGGCCTGTACTGGTTTATTCAACGCTCCATCGTGTTTTAA
- a CDS encoding extracellular solute-binding protein — MASRFKYLTLSVIMFALVVTGCSPQSDGAKGESDELVVYSARKEQFVKPLIDAFEKESGMKVKLMAADETLVNKILEEKKNPQADIFFSNDTGALEYLRIENALAPNDSDKIQVIDEKYRADDGSWVGLSARSRIFMYNKDLISEKDVPQTMWDLTDPKYKGKFAITRGGNGSMVAQVAALRAQWGDKKTKEWLTKVKDNAAIITDGHGDIRQAVGAGEVEFGLVNNYYFHQQLDEPKDNHVDAVYPDQGKDGMGVFVNAAGVGLIKGGPNQTNAKKFIDFLTEEEQQKLFSFESKEIPLVEGIETPPEAKPLSEYQVMELPLKEIGPVWVDAKKLIEESGLDLEVK, encoded by the coding sequence GTGGCGTCGAGGTTTAAGTATCTTACTTTATCCGTTATAATGTTTGCACTTGTCGTGACCGGTTGCTCCCCACAATCCGATGGAGCAAAAGGGGAGAGCGATGAGTTGGTCGTATACTCCGCCCGTAAAGAGCAGTTCGTGAAACCGTTGATCGATGCATTTGAAAAAGAAAGCGGCATGAAAGTGAAACTGATGGCCGCCGATGAGACCCTGGTCAATAAAATATTGGAAGAAAAAAAGAATCCACAGGCAGATATCTTTTTCTCCAATGATACCGGCGCACTGGAATACCTTCGCATCGAGAATGCGCTGGCTCCCAACGACTCCGACAAGATCCAGGTGATCGACGAGAAATACCGGGCTGATGACGGATCGTGGGTAGGCTTGTCCGCACGTAGCCGTATTTTTATGTATAATAAGGATTTGATCTCGGAGAAGGATGTACCCCAAACCATGTGGGACCTGACCGACCCCAAATATAAAGGAAAATTCGCCATCACCCGCGGCGGCAACGGCTCAATGGTGGCGCAAGTGGCAGCCCTGCGCGCCCAATGGGGCGATAAGAAAACCAAAGAGTGGCTGACAAAAGTAAAGGATAACGCCGCCATCATCACAGACGGCCACGGTGATATCCGACAGGCGGTAGGTGCCGGGGAAGTGGAATTCGGCTTGGTGAACAACTATTACTTCCATCAGCAATTAGATGAGCCCAAAGACAACCATGTGGATGCCGTCTATCCCGATCAAGGCAAAGATGGGATGGGTGTTTTCGTTAATGCCGCCGGGGTGGGGTTGATCAAAGGTGGGCCCAACCAAACCAACGCCAAGAAATTTATCGATTTTTTGACGGAGGAAGAACAGCAGAAGCTCTTCTCCTTTGAGAGCAAAGAGATTCCGTTGGTGGAAGGAATCGAAACACCGCCCGAAGCCAAACCGCTCAGCGAATACCAAGTGATGGAGTTGCCGTTGAAAGAGATCGGCCCGGTATGGGTGGATGCCAAGAAGTTGATCGAAGAAAGCGGATTAGACTTAGAAGTAAAGTGA
- a CDS encoding ABC transporter permease — MTKPRLHAQSISDHNKSTQDQSRKPYLFQAVPRFWHSLWLGKPPNPLLLLLSMLTALIMVIPILYVIVQGAQAEGERWVQLWDSRLPALLWNTISLTTVVTTGAILIGVTLAFLVVRTDLPGRKWWRLITALPLMIPPYVGAMAYIMIFGPTGWMRDWFGSSPLPIYSFWGVTLVMTMFTYPYVYLIAASSLGRLNANLEEAALSCGQRYRHVFLKVVLPLLRPAIGAGAILVSLYVLSDFGAISMLRYTTFTAAIYYQMGSFDRMSAAMLSVVLIAITLVFLWMEARTRKHIRYSQQNGTYRRPLTIPLGRWKPLALAFVIFISVIGVFLPLVVLIYWSHQGWQMGALDSSFWEYAVNSLVVSGISALLSILFAMPLVYLKARSPSSITSLLHKIVYSGYALPGVIVSLGIVFVFNQYLPFLYGTIALLITAYVMRFLPQATQAGEAAISLVSPRLDEAAQSLGHSPWQSLLKVTLPLMMPGVLAGAAFVFVSSMKELPATLLLRPAGYDTLSVRVWIQASEGMYHLAAPAALLLILVSILPMRWILNRY; from the coding sequence ATGACCAAACCCCGCTTACATGCACAATCTATCAGTGATCACAACAAATCTACTCAGGATCAGTCCCGGAAACCGTATTTGTTTCAGGCTGTCCCTCGCTTTTGGCATTCGCTGTGGCTCGGTAAGCCACCCAATCCTCTCCTCCTGTTGCTATCGATGTTGACGGCATTGATCATGGTGATTCCCATCTTGTATGTGATTGTGCAGGGAGCGCAGGCAGAGGGTGAGCGTTGGGTTCAGCTATGGGATTCCCGCCTTCCCGCGCTATTGTGGAACACAATCTCTCTTACCACTGTCGTGACGACCGGAGCGATTTTAATCGGTGTCACCCTCGCCTTTTTAGTGGTGCGTACCGATCTTCCCGGGCGAAAATGGTGGCGCTTGATCACCGCCCTACCCTTGATGATCCCGCCTTATGTGGGAGCGATGGCCTACATTATGATCTTTGGTCCCACCGGCTGGATGCGCGACTGGTTCGGCTCATCCCCTCTCCCGATCTACAGTTTCTGGGGTGTCACCCTGGTGATGACCATGTTTACTTACCCCTATGTATACTTGATCGCTGCATCGTCATTGGGCCGATTAAACGCCAACCTCGAAGAAGCGGCGTTGTCCTGCGGCCAGCGCTACCGGCACGTATTTCTGAAAGTGGTGTTGCCGTTGTTGCGCCCGGCGATCGGTGCCGGCGCCATTCTCGTCTCTCTTTATGTCCTGTCGGATTTCGGGGCCATCTCCATGCTGCGCTACACTACTTTCACCGCTGCCATCTACTATCAAATGGGCAGCTTCGACCGCATGAGTGCAGCCATGTTAAGCGTCGTCCTCATCGCTATCACCCTGGTCTTTCTTTGGATGGAAGCGCGCACGCGCAAACATATTCGCTATTCGCAACAAAACGGTACCTATCGCCGCCCGTTGACCATCCCATTGGGTAGATGGAAACCGCTGGCCCTCGCATTTGTGATCTTCATCTCTGTCATCGGTGTATTTCTTCCCTTGGTCGTCCTGATCTATTGGTCACACCAGGGATGGCAAATGGGGGCATTAGATTCCTCATTCTGGGAATACGCGGTAAACAGCCTTGTCGTCTCCGGGATTTCCGCCCTTTTATCGATCCTATTCGCGATGCCCTTGGTCTATTTAAAAGCAAGAAGCCCCTCCTCCATTACCAGTCTATTGCACAAAATCGTTTACAGCGGCTATGCGTTGCCGGGGGTGATCGTCTCCCTGGGAATCGTATTCGTTTTTAATCAGTACCTACCATTTCTTTATGGAACCATCGCCTTGTTAATCACCGCCTATGTCATGCGGTTTCTGCCCCAGGCTACCCAAGCGGGGGAAGCGGCCATCAGCCTGGTGTCACCTCGCTTGGACGAAGCGGCACAAAGTTTAGGCCACTCACCTTGGCAATCCCTGTTGAAAGTTACCTTACCACTGATGATGCCGGGCGTTCTGGCGGGAGCCGCATTCGTTTTCGTCAGCTCCATGAAAGAACTTCCCGCCACTTTGCTGCTGCGCCCGGCAGGGTATGACACCTTGTCTGTCCGCGTCTGGATCCAAGCTAGCGAAGGGATGTATCACTTAGCTGCTCCGGCGGCCCTGTTGTTAATACTTGTCTCCATTCTGCCCATGCGCTGGATTCTCAATCGATACTAG
- a CDS encoding ABC transporter ATP-binding protein, which translates to MSVISLEAITKNYPRQTQPAVRDLHFTVEKGEILTLLGPSGCGKTSTLRMIAGFEKPDFGRIRIGEKTVFDPNTWIPPEDRGVGMVFQDYALFPHLTVEKNVAFGLQKLKRSERSKRVQEVLALVGLEGYHKRYPHQLSGGQQQRIALARALAPHPHVILLDEPFSNLDVHLKSQMRREIRQIIRETGITAIFVTHDQKDALALSDQVAVMQAGQLLQRDTPQQVYQHPVNAFVAEFLGKTNLLRAEVSKNCLCTEIGEMPCKMRQPADNYEQVLLSVRPEICRLDQNGCFVGKVKEVEYSGEYQEVTVSIRKNEDVGEATEMKIYIDPHQPIEPDQQIRFNIVPDRVTIIPTEKELVGQP; encoded by the coding sequence ATGTCTGTTATCTCTCTTGAAGCAATCACAAAAAACTACCCCAGACAAACGCAACCCGCAGTTCGGGATTTACACTTTACCGTAGAAAAAGGAGAGATCCTCACCCTCCTGGGTCCCAGTGGATGCGGCAAAACCAGCACTCTCCGCATGATCGCCGGGTTTGAAAAGCCGGATTTCGGTCGCATCCGGATCGGCGAAAAAACGGTCTTTGACCCAAATACCTGGATTCCACCGGAAGACCGAGGGGTCGGGATGGTATTTCAGGATTACGCTTTGTTTCCCCATTTGACTGTAGAAAAAAACGTTGCTTTCGGCTTGCAAAAATTAAAAAGGAGCGAGCGGAGTAAACGGGTGCAGGAGGTTCTGGCTTTAGTCGGGCTGGAAGGCTACCACAAACGGTATCCCCATCAACTGTCAGGGGGGCAGCAGCAACGGATCGCTCTTGCCCGGGCACTAGCGCCGCATCCCCATGTCATCTTGTTGGATGAACCCTTTAGCAACTTGGATGTCCATCTCAAATCACAAATGCGGCGGGAAATCCGGCAGATCATCCGGGAAACCGGGATCACCGCGATATTTGTCACTCACGATCAAAAAGACGCACTGGCGCTGTCCGATCAAGTGGCAGTCATGCAAGCGGGCCAACTGTTACAGCGGGATACGCCCCAACAGGTGTATCAGCATCCGGTCAACGCCTTTGTCGCCGAATTCCTGGGCAAAACCAATCTGCTGCGGGCGGAAGTGTCTAAAAACTGCCTCTGTACAGAAATCGGTGAGATGCCGTGCAAAATGAGGCAACCGGCGGACAATTACGAACAGGTATTATTGTCCGTCCGCCCCGAGATCTGCCGTCTCGACCAAAACGGTTGTTTCGTCGGGAAGGTGAAGGAAGTGGAATACAGTGGTGAATACCAGGAAGTGACCGTCTCGATCCGCAAAAACGAAGATGTGGGGGAAGCGACCGAGATGAAAATCTACATCGACCCCCATCAACCGATCGAGCCCGATCAACAAATCCGCTTTAACATTGTTCCTGATCGGGTTACAATCATCCCAACGGAAAAAGAGCTAGTGGGGCAACCTTAA
- a CDS encoding DUF2642 domain-containing protein produces the protein MNPWYGQAMPPNPYNQQFGAPMFPPEFPLESPPYMGQQYPQYPPQPPYPPVSPEQPQLPEQPQFPRRPQGWGRRSPFQGLQGLLRRRNRGPGLLAQQMADSLGQSVQVSTYVGEVRGEVAGVYPDHMLLQQEDKKYHVRWDGIVYVSPTE, from the coding sequence TTGAACCCTTGGTACGGTCAGGCAATGCCACCCAATCCTTATAACCAACAGTTTGGAGCGCCGATGTTTCCACCGGAATTTCCTCTGGAAAGTCCGCCCTACATGGGGCAGCAGTATCCGCAGTACCCACCACAACCTCCCTATCCGCCCGTATCCCCGGAACAACCGCAATTGCCGGAACAACCGCAGTTTCCCCGTCGACCCCAGGGATGGGGACGACGTTCCCCGTTCCAAGGATTGCAGGGACTGTTGAGGCGCCGCAACCGTGGTCCTGGGCTGCTGGCACAGCAGATGGCGGATTCTTTGGGCCAGTCGGTCCAAGTATCCACCTATGTGGGCGAAGTGAGAGGAGAAGTGGCCGGAGTATATCCGGATCATATGTTGCTGCAGCAAGAGGATAAAAAGTATCACGTCCGTTGGGACGGCATTGTCTATGTTAGCCCGACGGAATAA